A single Elephas maximus indicus isolate mEleMax1 chromosome 2, mEleMax1 primary haplotype, whole genome shotgun sequence DNA region contains:
- the LOC126067771 gene encoding olfactory receptor 6M1-like — protein MEHKNKTKITEFILLGFQNDKEVEILLFVVFLLMYMTSLIGNTMIILLVCVDYRLYSPMYFFIANLSFLEVTITSTVVPKMLANTFSLSKVISFAGCLTQSFFYFLLGSTEFFILAVMSFDRYVAICNPLRYTIIMNKQTCMFLLLGSYVGAFLSILVSSILTAPLPFCGTNVINHFFCDSAPVLKLACADISLVELADFISSAVLLLGSLLLTGVSYTYIVVTILRIPSVQGQQKAFSTCVSHITVVTLYYGSSIFIYVRPKKGNVMDVNKFATVLNTVVTPMLNPFIYSLRNEKVKESLRDVFKKYVGRLTNL, from the coding sequence ATGGAGCACAAAAACAAGACGAAAATCACTGAGTTCATCCTTCTAGGGTTTCAGAATGATAAAGAAGTAGAAATACTTCTctttgttgtatttcttctcatGTACATGACGTCTCTAATTGGCAACACCATGATTATCCTTTTGGTGTGTGTTGACTATCGTCTGTACTCACCTATGTATTTCTTTATAGCCAACCTTTCTTTCCTTGAAGTCACCATCACCTCCACAGTGGTGCCAAAGATGCTAGCCAACACTTTTTCACTCAGCAAAGTAATATCTTTTGCAGGATGTCTTACACAGTCTTTCTTCTACTTCCTCCTGGGATCCACAGAATTCTTCATCCTAGCTGTCATGTCCTTTGACCGATACGTTGCCATCTGTAACCCACTGAGGTATACCATCATCATGAACAAACAGACATGTATGTTCTTGCTTCTGGGATCCTATGTGGGTGCATTTTTGTCAATTTTGGTATCATCAATCTTAACTGCACCTCTGCCCTTTTGTGGGACAAATGTAAtcaatcatttcttctgtgacagTGCCCCAGTGCTAAAGCTAGCCTGTGCAGATATTTCACTGGTTGAGCTGGCTGACTTCATCTCCTCTGCTGTATTGCTCTTGGGCTCCCTGCTGCTGACAGGAGTGTCTTACACCTACATTGTTGTTACTATCCTTAGGATTCCTTCTGTCCAGGGACAGCagaaggccttctccacctgtgtttCCCACATCACAGTGGTTACACTTTATTATGGGAGCTCCATCTTCATCTACGTCCGCCCAAAAAAGGGCAATGTTATGGATGTTAACAAATTTGCCACAGTGCTGAACACTGTTGTAACACCAATGCTGAACCCTTTCATCTACAGCCTCCGAAATGAGAAGGTCAAAGAATCTCTGAGAGATGTCTTCAAAAAATATGTAGGTAGGTTAACAAATTTATGA